A section of the Flavobacterium sp. CG_23.5 genome encodes:
- the era gene encoding GTPase Era: MSHKAGFVNIIGNPNVGKSTLMNAFVGERLSIITSKAQTTRHRILGIVNGEDFQLILSDTPGIIKPAYEMQESMMNFVKSAFEDADILIYMVEIGEQDLKDEAFFNKIIHATIPVLLLLNKIDTSNQVQLEEQVAFWAAKVPNAEIFPISALQNFNVPEVFGRIIELLPESPAYYPKDQLTDKPERFFVNETIREKILLNYSKEIPYAVEIVTEEFFEDENIIRIRSLIMVERETQKGIIIGHKGAALKKVGTESRADLEKFFGKQIFIELVVKVNKNWRSNTNMLKRFGYNQ; the protein is encoded by the coding sequence ATGTCACATAAAGCAGGTTTTGTAAATATCATAGGAAATCCAAACGTTGGGAAGTCAACATTAATGAATGCCTTCGTAGGGGAACGATTGTCAATCATTACATCTAAAGCACAAACAACTCGTCATAGAATTCTTGGGATTGTAAACGGAGAAGATTTTCAATTAATCTTATCTGATACACCAGGAATCATCAAACCTGCATACGAAATGCAGGAATCCATGATGAATTTTGTAAAGTCGGCTTTTGAAGATGCTGATATTTTGATTTACATGGTCGAAATTGGCGAACAAGATTTAAAAGATGAAGCTTTTTTTAATAAAATTATTCACGCTACAATTCCGGTTCTTCTTTTATTGAACAAAATTGATACATCAAACCAAGTGCAACTGGAGGAACAAGTTGCTTTTTGGGCAGCGAAGGTTCCAAATGCTGAGATTTTCCCAATATCAGCCTTGCAGAATTTTAATGTTCCTGAAGTTTTTGGGAGAATAATAGAATTGTTGCCGGAATCACCAGCTTATTATCCAAAAGATCAACTTACCGATAAACCGGAACGTTTCTTTGTAAACGAAACCATTCGTGAAAAAATCTTGCTAAATTACAGCAAAGAAATTCCATATGCAGTAGAAATAGTTACCGAAGAATTTTTTGAAGATGAGAACATCATTAGAATCCGTTCTTTAATTATGGTCGAACGTGAAACCCAAAAAGGAATCATCATTGGTCATAAAGGAGCTGCTTTGAAAAAAGTAGGGACCGAGTCCCGTGCTGATTTGGAGAAGTTTTTTGGTAAACAAATATTCATAGAACTTGTAGTGAAAGTGAATAAAAACTGGAGAAGTAATACCAATATGTTGAAACGTTTTGGGTACAATCAGTAA
- a CDS encoding 4a-hydroxytetrahydrobiopterin dehydratase: MKKYTDEEIQSQLKDLKEWEFIDNAIERKFKFSDFTQALGFIVQVGLMAEKRNHHPELFNVYNKVNIRLNTHDANGVTEKDFDLAKAIDLIK, from the coding sequence ATGAAAAAGTATACTGATGAAGAAATTCAATCCCAACTAAAAGACTTGAAAGAGTGGGAATTTATTGATAATGCGATTGAAAGGAAATTTAAATTTTCGGATTTCACGCAAGCGTTGGGGTTTATAGTTCAAGTAGGATTGATGGCCGAGAAAAGAAATCATCATCCGGAACTTTTCAACGTATATAATAAGGTTAACATCCGATTGAATACACATGATGCTAACGGAGTTACGGAAAAAGATTTTGACTTGGCAAAAGCTATCGATCTAATTAAATAA
- a CDS encoding GNAT family N-acetyltransferase, whose amino-acid sequence MNPSFSYKIYASTAELPTNWDDLATSTIFLSKKYLQVLEKSSPENMICHFIGIFKNDLLAGIAVSQFLDLNKLESFGERDKCIKTAIRNFAFKNFSSNVLLIGNNMLTGQNAFAFSDEIDKKEAIRTLKTASLALNELFRSKGKKIHITSFKDFDEEEIKNFEISEFKNNYQFSTQPNMVFTINENWKSEQDYIDSLSKKYRDQFKRARKKADVIEKRKLHLEDIIKYEETIYDLYFHVAKNAPFNTFFLPKNHFRTFKEIFKDKILFYGYFIDGKLIGFNTLIKNGEVMDTYFLGYDESIQREKMLYLNMLYDMIAYSINKGFKEIVFARTALEIKSSVGAKPVKMFGFIEHSNALINSYMPKFFKYLEPETIWQERNPFK is encoded by the coding sequence TTGAATCCATCTTTTTCCTATAAAATTTACGCCTCAACAGCTGAACTTCCAACAAACTGGGATGATCTAGCTACATCAACTATTTTTTTATCCAAAAAATATCTCCAAGTATTAGAAAAATCTTCTCCGGAAAATATGATTTGTCATTTTATAGGGATTTTCAAAAATGATCTTTTAGCAGGCATTGCTGTTTCTCAATTTTTAGATTTGAACAAACTAGAATCTTTTGGTGAACGTGATAAGTGCATTAAAACCGCAATAAGAAATTTTGCTTTCAAAAATTTCTCTTCCAATGTTTTATTGATTGGAAATAATATGCTGACTGGACAAAATGCTTTTGCTTTTTCCGATGAAATTGATAAAAAGGAAGCTATTAGAACATTGAAAACAGCTTCTTTAGCGTTAAATGAATTATTTAGATCCAAAGGCAAAAAAATACATATCACTTCGTTTAAAGATTTTGATGAAGAGGAAATTAAAAACTTTGAAATTTCAGAGTTCAAAAATAATTATCAATTTTCTACGCAGCCCAACATGGTATTTACCATAAATGAAAATTGGAAATCAGAACAAGACTATATAGACTCACTTTCAAAAAAATATAGAGATCAATTCAAAAGAGCTCGAAAAAAAGCGGATGTGATTGAAAAAAGAAAGTTGCATTTAGAAGACATCATCAAATACGAAGAAACTATTTACGATTTGTATTTTCATGTGGCAAAAAATGCTCCATTTAATACTTTTTTCCTTCCAAAGAATCACTTTAGAACCTTCAAGGAAATTTTTAAAGACAAGATTCTTTTTTATGGGTATTTTATCGACGGCAAATTGATAGGATTCAATACTTTAATCAAAAATGGTGAAGTAATGGATACTTATTTTTTGGGTTATGACGAAAGCATTCAACGTGAAAAAATGTTGTATTTAAATATGCTGTATGACATGATTGCCTATTCAATCAACAAAGGTTTTAAGGAAATTGTTTTCGCCAGAACTGCTCTTGAAATAAAGAGCTCAGTAGGTGCAAAACCAGTAAAAATGTTTGGATTTATAGAACATAGTAATGCATTGATTAATTCTTATATGCCTAAATTTTTCAAATATTTAGAACCCGAAACCATTTGGCAGGAACGAAATCCGTTTAAATAA
- a CDS encoding DUF1761 domain-containing protein, translating into MEMNFLALLVAAFSTLVVGFIWYNPKVFGTIWMKESGTTEEKMKGGNMLIIFSASFLYAFLISVILQYFTIHQTGALGMVGGDASIAKPSYVAFMADYGMAFRTFKHGALHGFMAGLFLALPIIGTNALFERKSFKYTLVNGGFWIVCFMIMGGIICAWK; encoded by the coding sequence ATGGAAATGAATTTTCTAGCACTATTAGTTGCGGCATTTTCAACACTTGTTGTTGGATTTATTTGGTACAACCCAAAAGTTTTTGGAACTATCTGGATGAAAGAATCAGGAACGACAGAAGAAAAGATGAAAGGAGGAAATATGCTAATAATATTTAGTGCTTCCTTCCTATACGCCTTTCTCATCAGTGTCATTCTTCAATACTTCACAATCCATCAAACAGGTGCTTTAGGCATGGTTGGCGGAGATGCCAGCATAGCTAAACCATCCTACGTCGCTTTTATGGCAGATTACGGAATGGCATTTAGAACCTTCAAACATGGTGCCTTACACGGATTTATGGCTGGATTATTTTTAGCATTGCCGATAATAGGAACCAATGCATTGTTTGAAAGAAAAAGTTTTAAATACACTTTAGTAAACGGTGGCTTCTGGATTGTATGTTTTATGATTATGGGCGGAATTATTTGTGCATGGAAATAA
- a CDS encoding leucine-rich repeat domain-containing protein — protein MKNLSTLFLTVLFSFSMFANVSVTERDALVKLYEKTNGNQWITKWDLTKPVSSWYGVTLQDEKVVSINLANNNLVGEIPNDIVNLVNLEELDLHKNHISGTVPSLVGNLKNLTTLNISFNNLSGTIPESVCEIYKLKQLELYMNDLSGELPQQIGNLKNLEILSLFNNGLTGQIPSSLYNVKSLKVLLLNSNKLIGELGHEVANLKSLENLSLFDNKMNGEVPVELEKLNNLKEMNISYNMFNGLVSKSLVLLDTLNMTMLNDKGITVLLDVNDSENKAIVSED, from the coding sequence ATGAAAAATTTATCTACTCTGTTTTTAACTGTTTTGTTTTCCTTTTCGATGTTTGCGAATGTTTCTGTTACTGAGAGAGATGCATTAGTGAAGTTGTATGAAAAAACAAATGGAAATCAGTGGATTACAAAATGGGATTTGACAAAACCCGTATCTAGTTGGTATGGAGTTACATTACAAGATGAAAAAGTAGTTTCAATAAATTTAGCAAATAATAATTTAGTTGGAGAAATCCCAAATGACATTGTGAATTTAGTGAATTTAGAAGAATTGGATTTGCATAAAAATCATATCTCTGGTACGGTTCCTTCGTTAGTTGGGAATTTAAAAAATCTTACCACATTAAATATCTCGTTTAATAATTTGTCAGGAACAATTCCAGAATCCGTTTGTGAAATATATAAATTAAAGCAATTAGAGCTTTACATGAATGATCTTTCCGGAGAATTGCCACAGCAAATCGGGAATTTGAAAAACTTAGAAATACTTTCTTTATTTAATAATGGATTAACGGGGCAAATACCAAGTTCACTTTATAATGTGAAGTCATTGAAGGTATTACTTTTAAATAGCAATAAACTGATTGGAGAATTGGGCCATGAAGTGGCAAATTTAAAATCTCTTGAAAACCTTAGTTTGTTTGATAATAAAATGAATGGGGAAGTTCCAGTTGAGTTAGAAAAGCTGAATAATCTGAAAGAAATGAATATTTCTTATAATATGTTTAATGGACTAGTTTCTAAAAGCTTGGTCCTATTAGATACATTAAATATGACGATGTTAAATGATAAAGGAATTACTGTTTTATTAGATGTAAATGATAGTGAAAATAAAGCTATCGTTTCTGAAGATTAA